In Laspinema palackyanum D2c, the following are encoded in one genomic region:
- a CDS encoding sulfite exporter TauE/SafE family protein, with the protein MSILLVWLTLASFLSWFTSTLAAAGSPLLLIPLVNLLLGSGAVAPVITIGMLLGNSQRIVLFWKDINWKITFWYLPGAILGAILGAYLFTQMNLEWLQLVIGLFLILSVVGFGLKKQESSFRIATWYFLPAGFLYSFISGLIGSSGPLLNPLYLKYGLVKEEMIATKAANVVVIHIVKIVIYLAFGAMTPQYLGYGLAIGLAAAPGNLLGRYVLRSMSNQHFRQLALATMAITGILMLWQQRDLLQFIH; encoded by the coding sequence GTGTCCATACTCCTTGTTTGGTTAACCTTAGCTAGTTTCCTGTCCTGGTTTACCAGTACCTTAGCAGCCGCAGGCAGTCCGCTTCTTTTAATTCCACTGGTTAACCTTTTGCTGGGGTCTGGCGCAGTGGCACCCGTGATTACCATTGGGATGTTGCTGGGAAACTCGCAACGGATCGTTTTATTTTGGAAGGATATCAACTGGAAAATTACTTTCTGGTACCTACCCGGGGCGATTTTAGGGGCGATTTTAGGTGCGTATTTGTTTACCCAAATGAACCTAGAATGGCTGCAACTTGTGATCGGCTTGTTCTTGATTTTGAGCGTAGTCGGTTTTGGGCTGAAAAAACAAGAAAGTAGTTTCCGCATTGCAACCTGGTATTTTTTACCTGCCGGATTTCTGTATTCCTTTATTTCTGGACTGATCGGTAGTAGCGGTCCCCTGTTAAATCCCCTTTACCTCAAATATGGATTAGTCAAAGAAGAAATGATTGCCACTAAAGCCGCTAATGTGGTGGTGATTCATATTGTCAAGATTGTGATTTATTTGGCCTTTGGTGCGATGACACCGCAGTACCTGGGATATGGATTGGCGATCGGACTCGCTGCGGCCCCCGGGAACCTCCTGGGTCGCTATGTGCTTCGCAGCATGAGTAACCAGCACTTTCGTCAGCTTGCACTGGCAACAATGGCAATTACAGGTATCTTAATGCTCTGGCAACAGCGCGACTTATTGCAATTTATTCACTAA
- a CDS encoding glutathione peroxidase, giving the protein MLQNREGQTVPDVTLKSRQNGEWVTLTTNELFAGKTVIVFSLPGAFTPTCSSTHVPGYNELAATFKANGVDDIICVSVNDPFVMNEWKKEQKADNITFIPDGNGEFTEQMGMLVNKEDLGFGKRSWRYSMLVKNKTIEKMFIEPEVAGDPFEVSDAETMLKYINPEAKKPECVSLLTKEGCPYCARAKAALKEHGFEYEEIVLKDNITTRSLRAISGATTVPQVYINGKHIGGSDDLIQYLNQQRK; this is encoded by the coding sequence GTGTTACAAAATCGTGAAGGGCAAACCGTTCCGGACGTTACCTTAAAAAGTCGTCAAAATGGAGAATGGGTAACGCTCACCACCAATGAGCTATTTGCTGGAAAAACCGTAATCGTCTTTTCCCTACCGGGCGCATTTACCCCCACTTGTTCCTCCACTCACGTTCCGGGCTACAATGAATTAGCGGCGACTTTTAAAGCCAATGGCGTTGATGATATTATCTGCGTTTCCGTCAATGACCCATTTGTGATGAATGAATGGAAAAAAGAACAAAAAGCCGATAATATCACCTTCATTCCCGATGGGAATGGCGAATTCACAGAACAAATGGGAATGCTCGTCAACAAAGAAGACCTGGGATTTGGCAAGCGTTCCTGGCGCTACTCGATGTTAGTTAAAAATAAAACCATCGAAAAAATGTTTATCGAACCCGAGGTTGCGGGCGACCCCTTTGAAGTCTCCGATGCCGAGACGATGCTCAAGTATATCAACCCGGAAGCGAAAAAACCGGAATGTGTTTCTCTGTTGACAAAAGAAGGTTGTCCCTATTGTGCTCGCGCTAAAGCGGCGCTTAAAGAACATGGGTTTGAGTATGAAGAAATTGTCTTAAAGGACAATATCACCACCCGTTCTTTACGCGCTATTTCTGGAGCAACGACTGTTCCCCAAGTGTACATCAATGGTAAGCATATTGGAGGGTCGGATGACCTGATTCAATACTTAAATCAACAGCGTAAGTAA
- a CDS encoding mechanosensitive ion channel family protein, giving the protein MDSQNRQDIKPARTGRSPRVGGKMAKRIGQWMAIAALQVLSLQANPVPGAIAQFPPQQSNPKASTESKPLDSAAESSPNSSTTVSQLSLFRNNWLSEDWFSPYLNRPVRLDGRTLFPVAPIELAEGSRVEAIERQLQQLLEAIQTELEQNPPTQNPDGTYSSAEITTFINQNLQIYNNPLGGLPVIYARWGRRETQQIRLLTVTAVDAERLGMPLEMVADRWQQQIRQGLLRALLERQPDYLKQQVVWSVSIGLAMVLSSLILFYYQQQFKRKREQIHATPYPLPQERPPVPPREVQHSEESVPVAESESLEVQQQTESMRELQYKMKQQQQLNLNDIQQRLAQFGQVVIWGGGTYSILGLFPMSRGIQVLILSLLPVPLRLLGVVLSTYVGVRLSAIAIDRFFSVLQDGKLVDLNASRRLALRFSTFSGVFKSLTAAVCISIGILMTLSVIGLDIAPILAGAGIIGLGISLASQSLIKDTINGFLILFEDQYAIGDVILVDNVGGLVENMNLRITQLRNGEGQLITIPNSAISIVRNLSKEWARVDLTITVAYQNNVDHVLEVLQQLSLEIYSEPEWQEKMVDPPEVLGIDQIDYTGVLIRIWIKTKPLQHWSVGREFRRRMKMRLDQHGIAIGVPQQSVVFQSSLELLKQARNGNGDRSPKILMGNSDHTSS; this is encoded by the coding sequence GCTAAACGGATTGGGCAATGGATGGCGATCGCAGCGCTTCAGGTGTTGAGTCTCCAAGCCAACCCTGTCCCAGGGGCGATCGCCCAGTTTCCACCGCAACAATCTAACCCCAAGGCTTCCACCGAATCCAAACCCCTTGACTCGGCGGCAGAATCATCGCCTAACTCTTCTACCACCGTAAGCCAATTATCTTTATTTCGGAACAATTGGCTATCGGAAGACTGGTTTTCTCCATATTTGAATCGTCCCGTCCGCCTCGATGGCAGGACCCTATTTCCCGTGGCTCCCATCGAACTAGCCGAGGGGTCGCGGGTAGAGGCGATCGAACGGCAACTCCAGCAGTTGCTCGAAGCAATTCAAACCGAACTAGAGCAGAATCCTCCGACTCAGAACCCGGATGGAACCTATTCATCCGCCGAGATTACCACCTTCATCAATCAAAATCTGCAAATTTACAACAATCCCCTGGGCGGTTTACCCGTCATTTATGCCCGGTGGGGGCGTCGGGAAACCCAACAAATTCGACTGCTAACCGTAACCGCTGTAGATGCCGAACGCTTAGGAATGCCGTTGGAAATGGTGGCCGATCGCTGGCAACAACAGATTCGCCAGGGACTGTTGCGAGCGTTGTTAGAACGTCAACCGGACTATCTCAAACAACAGGTCGTCTGGTCCGTCTCTATCGGTTTGGCGATGGTGCTATCAAGTTTGATCCTGTTTTACTATCAGCAACAATTTAAACGGAAACGGGAGCAAATCCACGCCACTCCTTATCCCCTCCCCCAGGAGAGACCCCCAGTCCCTCCCCGGGAAGTCCAGCATTCAGAGGAGTCGGTTCCCGTCGCCGAATCTGAATCCCTTGAAGTGCAGCAACAAACCGAATCCATGCGGGAGTTGCAGTACAAGATGAAGCAGCAGCAACAGCTCAATCTCAACGATATTCAGCAACGCTTGGCACAATTTGGGCAAGTCGTCATCTGGGGAGGCGGAACCTACAGCATTTTGGGCTTGTTTCCCATGAGTCGAGGCATCCAAGTTCTGATTTTGTCTTTACTTCCTGTTCCTTTACGGTTGCTGGGGGTGGTGTTGAGCACTTATGTGGGGGTGCGCCTGAGTGCGATCGCCATTGATCGGTTCTTTAGCGTCTTGCAAGATGGTAAATTAGTAGACTTGAATGCGTCCCGACGGTTGGCTTTGCGGTTTTCTACCTTTTCCGGCGTGTTTAAAAGTCTGACGGCCGCCGTTTGCATTAGTATCGGCATTCTCATGACTTTATCCGTGATTGGCCTCGATATTGCGCCGATTCTCGCCGGGGCTGGGATTATTGGTTTGGGGATTTCCTTGGCCTCTCAAAGTTTAATTAAAGATACGATTAATGGCTTTTTGATTTTGTTTGAAGACCAATATGCGATCGGGGATGTGATTCTGGTAGACAATGTAGGCGGACTCGTGGAAAATATGAATCTCCGCATTACCCAACTTCGCAATGGGGAAGGACAGTTAATTACGATTCCCAATAGTGCAATATCCATTGTCCGCAATCTCTCCAAAGAATGGGCAAGAGTGGATCTCACGATCACGGTCGCTTATCAGAATAATGTAGACCATGTGTTAGAAGTGCTACAACAATTATCCCTAGAGATTTATAGCGAACCCGAATGGCAGGAAAAAATGGTTGATCCCCCGGAAGTGTTGGGAATTGACCAGATTGATTACACGGGAGTTTTAATTCGGATTTGGATTAAAACTAAACCCCTGCAACATTGGAGTGTGGGGCGAGAGTTTCGCCGCCGGATGAAGATGCGGTTGGATCAACATGGAATTGCGATCGGTGTACCGCAACAATCCGTGGTGTTTCAGAGTTCATTGGAACTGTTGAAACAGGCGCGTAATGGCAATGGCGATCGCTCTCCTAAGATCCTGATGGGAAATTCTGATCATACTTCATCCTAA